The Primulina eburnea isolate SZY01 chromosome 18, ASM2296580v1, whole genome shotgun sequence genome segment TGACTCCACTCTGTCTCCCCCTCGCCGTTCTATCACCCAGCCTTCTAGACTACCCTCATCTATCCAAATTAAACCAACCTTCTCAAAACCTTCCACTTCCATCCACTCCCGAGCTCCTTCCAAGAGCAAAGGTAGGGGTAAGGGTAAGGCTCGGGCATCGAGCCCTCCTCCTACTGAGATTCCGGAGGTTCCCTGGTTTTCTTCCCTGAGTTGTACATTACGCTTGGGGGCCGAGGAGGAACTCTGAGCCCTGGGTAATATTCCTTCATCTTTTTCCATTTTGATACCCGGGCCTTCCGACAGAGCCAACAACCCTCCTCCCGGGTACACTACTTTCTTCCGGGATCAGGTTAGAAATGGCCTCTGCTTCCCTGTCCACCCTTTCTACATTGCGGTTGCCAAGTTTTTCGGCGTACCAGTtaaccaacttcatcccaactCCTTTAGGATTATGGCCTCGGCATATGTCATTTTCAAAATGAACAATCTTCTCATCACCCCCCTTATCCTTCATTATTACTTCTCTTGCCGGTTTGGGGATAATGCTTTTTCCCTAACCGCCCGGCTTAATGCCCGATTCCTTGATGATATTCCTTCCTACTAGAAGGGGTGGACAGGAAAATTTTGCTATATTCGACTACCGGGTCCTCTACCTTGTCTAACCGGCTTCCTTCCTTCCCTTCCTCAACAACCTTCCTTGCCACAATCTTACAAACTTGAGGAGCCCTTTCTCATGAGCCAAACCTTGGTGGAGGGGCGGAAATACTCTTCTTCTGTTCTCATCACTGATGAGAACCTCATTACCTATGGGTTGAGTGCCCATGCTGAGGACCCTTTGGACAGGGTGATCGATGAAGTTGTTGTCTCGGGCGCTCAACTCGGTAATTCTTGACATCCTTagtctccattttttttttgtactcGTGCTTAACCTTCTTCTTATTTATGCGCGGATAACTCAAAAATGCAAGAGGCCTTTGCCAAGAAATGGGCGGCTGAGAGGGCGGCCAAAGAGCAAAAAGTGGCAGCCCAGAAAGCTGCCCTTGAAAAACGAATAGCCGAGGAAGCAGCAGCCCGGCGTTCTGAGTTAAATCGGGTAGAGCCTCAACAAGAGGAAGTGGCCCGAGAAGAATCCCACGAGGATCCCGAGGACCACGTCCCCCTCCTCCAGCGGAAGCGAAAGGCTACAACAAGCCCAGAGCCGATCTTGATTGAGACTAATCAGGAAGGAGGGCAGGGCTCCTCCCAAGCAAATCAACCACTCACTTCTCCTCCACCGCAAACTTATGAAGAACCTTCTCAGGAAACTTTTCTGATCGACCAACCCACCTGGCCCATCATTTTCCTGGAGGGGGCTTCTTCAACAGGCCTTCGGCGTTTTGAGCACATGCTTAATCCTGGAGAGGAGGCCTTTTTGAAGACTTCTGGGCCCGGTGGTCGGTTTCTTGAGGGATCCAACCGCCTCCTTGCTGTAAGTTTTTCTCTTCATCCCCCCTCCTCCTTcttttttctctctttcttttaatTTGCTTTGTACAGGCTTCCCAAATGATGATCTCGGCTTTCGAAGAAGTGGCAGCGGCAGCCACAAAGAAAGGCCAACAAGCTCGGGCTGCCAAGGAAGTTCAAGATCAATTGCATGGAGAACTTGCCCGGGCTAAAAACCTTCATGAGGAGGAAATTGCCATCTTGAAGGCTTCCTTGGAGTCGGCCCAGATGGCTCTGGACAAACCTCGAGAAGATCTCAATGAAGCTGCCCTTCGGGAAGAAAATCTTAGAGGTGCCCTGTCTGCCTCGGATATGAGAAAAAATTCCCTATCCGAGCAGATGGAGGAGCAAATGTCCCGGGCAGAAAAAGCCGAGAATACTTTGGCCCAGGTGGAGTATGATAAAAGTATGTGGCAGTCTTCCTTCCTCCAATCTCCGGAATTTAAGAAGGTCTTGACGGACAAGGCCTATCCTATTTTTCAAACCGGCTTTGAGAAATGCCGAGAACAATTTGAGGAGGCCGGACTCCTAACCCAAGATAAAGAAAATTTTCCGGACTTTGGTCTGGCCATTGCATCGCTTCCCAAGGATGACGAGGAGGAGAAGGAGATGCCTCAAGAAGAGCAACCTGGGCCTGAGCATGTGGATATAGACTAGGATTTGTACTTCTACTTTTCTCTTTTCCTTTGTTTATGTTTGTAATCTTTCAGGCCTTCAGGCTCTTATTAATGctatcttctttttcttctaacACCCTTGTATTTATATGCCAAATGCTCAATGTTCCGTCTTTACAATAACTTATCAGACAAACGAGAGATCACGATGTCCAGGAGAATAATTTCGGAATTCAGAGTGATCGAGATGCGGTTCCGGGAGCCAGGTGTAGCGCCCTGGGCTTTTTGAGAActaaggtgcggagccttgggccagggagcatgtcccgggacttgtgaatggtcgaggtatggagccccgagccagggtgtagtgccctgggctttttaagaaccaaggtgcggagccttgggccggggagcatgtcccgggacttgtgaatggtcgaggtatggagccccgagccagggtgtagtgccctgggctttttaagaACCGGTTTTTCCCAAGTTTAAGATACGAGATATAATATAACACTTCTTCGAGAAAAAATAGATCTTTTATTATATCTTCACCAAATGATTACATCTGTCATGAATAATACtgctttaaattaaatacattccaaAGTCTTTTGAGAGAACGTCCTTGAGCATCTTCTAAATAAATGGATCCTGAGCTAACTCTCCGGGTAATTTTATAGGGTCCTTCCCACCGAGCTTCTAATTTTCCTACATCTCCAGCAGGGTTAACTTTCTTCATAACCAAATCTCCTATTTAGAAGTCTCGGATCCGGACCCTCTGGTTATAAGATTTCATAACCCTGTTCTGGTATGCTTCCATCCGAATAGTCGCTCGGTCTCTCTTTTCTTCTACCAGATCCAACTCCATGGCCCAACTTTGATCATTCTGATTtgggtaagattctacccgggAGGAAACTTTCCCTATTTCGACTGGGAGGACTGCTTCAGAACCATATACTAAGCTGAACGGAGTTTCTTGAGTAGGTGCCCGGGGAGTGGTTCTGTAAGCCCATAGAACACTAGGTAACTCTTCCACCCAATCTTTTCCTTTACCTTGAAGCCTTGCTTTTAATGCTTGCACAatgattctattgacaacttctgtttgacCATTGGCTTGAGGATATGCAACAGAGGTAAAAGATTGAGTGATTTTCATTTCCTGGCACCATGACGTAATTCCTTTGCCCTGAAATTGTCTTCCATTATCCGAGATTAATCTCCTGGGCACACCGAACCGGCACACAATGTTTTTCCACAAGAattttgtagtgacccgttccagaatcacctactaatcaagaactaagcatgcaattaacttaattaataataatcagagataacagcggaaaaggtcaacaaatgatagctatataacccaatcgaaatcagaacaactcgaactaaaatgaaaatatgcagtacaaccatatcgaatcaaagagataccgaagaactaaaccaaccagctactcaacgtcctcctcctcctcctcctgagctgtccaacctgaggcttgcctcgtgggaatggggtgtccaagataaacaaaaccgaggacgtgagcgataagaacgcccagtacaaaagcatgagtatacaagcctatatgaaatgcacatgctatgatatgataccagggtagtcaagaaacaggagtaacaaaggatctcaaaatgctcagtctagaggcgccaagtggatagtgccgcgcggtactcctctgggtcactgcatccactacaagaacagacgtggacctaaaatgtcccggatcaccgaagccctcccgacccgtcggccactgtgtactctcggtgtccatgcgtccacaagacaagacagggctgagcggccccacaagatatagcttatctcgaaagagatacagctcaacagtaaaggctatctcgaaggagatacggctcaacatgaaatgcaacatgcagtaataaacgtgacataatagcatgcatcatatgacatatatcaatgcaccatataatcatgcaacacatataagaatgtatactcgaccaggatatctcggatagtactttcgtacctctatcacagcaagcctagccttacgcaacaccgctaatcaggtctagaacaagcctacgcatcaaaagcatacccaatgaacaatactaccatgctcaactagcaaaaccagtactaccaaaggtttagggtttaccttcgtccgtcgacagccctttgatgtcgattgcctcgtaactcaggcgtcgctacactactaatcctggcagctcttggctaacgctcgaccgacaactaaccctagaaaccttccaaacctctcaaaatgagacacaacttcaagaacttgccatccaaaatgaggaattccgagcactatttataggctatgttcggatccaccgaacccacttcggaacgtccgaactcctacgtgtccatcagctcttgacacctcacgatcggatccaccgaacctacacttcggaacgtccgaactcccacgtgtccatcggctcttgacacctcatgatcggatccaccgaacctacacttcggaacgtccgaactcccacgtgtccatcggctcttgacacctcatgatcggatccaccgaacctacatttcggaacgtccgaactcttcggtgctacctaaccatcttcggtccgtccgatcatgaccacggtcaaaattacacattaaaccttcttaatcaccattaatccgttaattacccaatttggaattcgggctactacattctcccccccttaaaagatttcgtcctcgaaatcaggcttagaggatgaacaaaacgaaataacaacatcgttattacatctcaattgttgttgaacacaactgatctagaaaatcccgaaagactcgattcatcagatccatgaacactgctggcgcattcgtcaatccaaatggcataactagaaactcgtaatgcccatatcgagtacgaaatgcagtcttggaaatatcatcatccctaactctcatctgatgataacccgatcgcaagtcaatcttggagtaaacagaggtaccctgaagctgatcgaacaaatcatcgatacgaggtaatggatacttgtttttgatcgtcacacgattcagctggcgataatcaatgcacaatcgcatagatccatctttcttcttgacaaacaagactggagctccccaaggtgaaacactcgggcgaatataacctttatcaagaagatcctgtaattgctgcttcaattctctcatctctgacggagcaagacgatagggggcacgagaaatcggtgcagtccctggcattaactcaatgccaaattccacctctctaaccggaggaaaaccaggaatctcatctgggaaaacatcaggaaattcacaaaccactggaatatcctctataccaacactacctgtggaggaatcaatcgcatagatgaggtagccttccccgccagcctctaaagcacgacaggctttcagagcagataccactggcatcggaggtcgcgctccctcaccatagaaaaaccaactagagctctcagtcgtacgaaactgaacaagcttctggtaacaatccacggtggctcggtaggtagtcaataggtctataccagaatacaatcaaaatcttccatctccaagatcataagattcgcaatcaattcgttaccctcaaaatctaaggaacaacccatcactagacgcttaacAAACACCgcatgacccatcggggtagaaacagaaagaatgacgtctagagaaacatatggtaacttatgacgcttaacaaatcgtcctggtcaccccaacgacctacacttccctgactactctcatcaccaaagtggtcagccatcgctacaagatagaatagggaaaatggtaaaatggtccacgaaaatcccaaaacagaatctatatcccaaaatcgtaagcatgctctgataccataaatgtagtgacccgttccagaatcacctactaatcaagaactaagcatgcaattaacttaattaataataatcagagataacagcggaaaaggtcaacaaatgatagctatataacccaatcgaaatcagaacaactcgaactaaaatgaaaatatgcagtacaaccatatcgaatcaaagagataccgaagaactaaaccaaccagctactcaacgtcctcctcctcctcctgagctgtccaacctgaggcctgccccgtgggaatggggtgtccaagataaacaaaaccgaggacgtgagcgataagaacgcccagtacaaaagcatgagtatacaagcctatatgaaatgcacatgctatgatatgataccagggtagtcaagaaacaggagtaacaaaggatctcaaaatgctcagtctagaggcgccaagtggatagtgccgcgcggtactcctctgggtcactgcatccactacaagaacagacgtggacctaaaatgtcccggatcaccgaagccctcccgacccgtcggccactgtgtactctcggtgtccatgcgtccacaagacaagacagggctgagcggccccacaagatatagcttatctcgaaagagatacagctcaacagtaaaggctatctcgaaggagatacggctcaacatgaaatgcaacatgcagtaataaacgtgacataatagcatgcatcatatgacatatatcaatgcaccacataatcatgcaacacatataagaatgtatactcgaccaggatatctcggatagtactttcgtacctctatcacagcaagcctagccttacgcaacaccgctaatcaggtctagaacaagcctacgcatcaaaagcatacccaatgaacaatactaccatgctcaactagcaaaaccagtactaccaaaggtttagggtttaccttcgtccgtcgacagccctttgatgtcgattgcctcgtaactcaggcgtcgctacactactaatcctggcagctcttggctaacgctcgaccgacaactaaccctagaaaccttccaaacctctcaaaatgagacacaacttcaagaacttgccatccaaaatgaggaattccgagcactatttataggctatgttcggatccaccgaacccacttcggaacgtccgaactcctacgtgtccatcagctcttgacacctcacgatcggatccaccgaacctacacttcggaacgtccgaactcccacgtgtccatcggctcttgacacctcatgatcggatccaccgaacctacacttcggaacgtacgaactcccacgtgtccatcggctcttgacacctcatgatcggatccaccgaacctacacttcggaacgtccgaactcttcggtgctaccgaaccatcttcggtccgtccgatcatgaccacggtcaaaattacacattaaaccttcttaatcaccattaatcctttaattacccaatttggaattcgggctactacaaattTCAATACTTCCTGCTCGGTGATTTTTGCTAAAGGCTCAGCTTCAACCCATTTAGAAAAGTAGTCAACAGCAACTAGTAAGAATTTTTTCTGAGCCCGGGCAACTGGAAAAGGACCCACAATATCCATGCCCCATTGATCAAAAGGGCAGGAAGCCTAGATAGGCTTCATGAGAGTGGCCGGGTTGTGGATGAAATTCGAATGATGCTGACGGCCCTCACAAGTCTGGACCAACCGAGCAAATCTCGTTTTAAGGTTGGCCACCAAAATCCAGCAAGCATTGTTTTTCGAGCTAAAGACATTCATCCGAGGTGCTCggtaggggtgttcatcggtcggttcggttcgattttcggttttttatttcggttttttcggttttcggttttacaaatatataatccgatgtCCAAACCATTTTTCtttggttcggttcggttttctaccgaaatagttcggttatttcggtcggttatttcggttttgatacaattgtttaaattaacaatataaatatattataattataatatgttatctttttatatgatttattagtaaaatatttaaatataaagtacaaatgaattacataaacaataatcaactaagtattattcaaaataattcttcatttactaatatcatctcaataaataatataaaataaaaataacattattaatttaattaaatttcggttttttcggtcggttcggttttgacatttataatccgaaaccgaaccaaattaatttcggttttaacatttatatccgaattataaaattcggttttcggttcggtttagtgttcggttttttcggtttggattttcggttttttcggttttatccgaagtttgaacacccctagtGCTCGGCACAACACCCCTCATGAATCTCTTGGAGAACATAATCCACCTCTTTCTCAGTTAAACATTTCAGAAGCGGTCCTTGGAATGATCTCCtgtacaaaattttatttaagaggACAAACCTGGGAGCTTGTCTCTTGATCTTCTGAGCTCGGGCTTTATCCTCGGGGAGCTCATAGTTTGTAATGTATGCAATCAGTGGTGTCATCCATGAGTCTTCCGGCACGGGTGATGTTTCTTCCTCCGTAGAGAGGACCAACCGAGTAATATGTAATACTTCCCGGGTGTTAACTTCTGATAAAGAAGACGCCATTTTAGCCAAAGCGTCTGTCTCACTATTCTCCTCCCGGGGTATTTGTTCAATACTCCAATCCATGAAGCTTTCTGCTTGGGctcgattgagttgtaaatACTTAAGCATTCTGTCATCCTTAGCCTCATAAATGCCCTTTATTTGTTTAGTGATGAGCTGTGAATCAGAATATAGAATAATTCAGGCAGCTCCAACTTCCCGGGCAGCTCGAATACCTGCAAGAACAGCCTCATATTCAGCTTCATTGTTGGTTATCCGGGAATCAATCCTCAATGCTAATTTGATCTTTTCTCCCAGGGGAGACACCAACACCACCCCTACTCTGCACCCCACCAGGCTAGATGCCCCATCAACCGACACTCTCCATACCTCCTCCTCGCTGGGCTGGATCATTTCAGATAAAAAATCTTACAAAGCCTGCGCTTTAATGGCCACTCGGGGCTTGTACTCGATGTCATATTCTCCCAACTCTACTGTCCATTTTATCATTCGCCCGGATACTTCAGAGTGAGTCATGATCCTACCCAAAGGACTATTGGTAAGAACAATAACCTGATGTGACAGAAAGTAAGGTCTTAGCTTCCGGGCGGTCATGACCACGGCCAAAGCAATTTTCTCCACTTCGCTATACCGGAGCTCGGGCCCCCTCAGAGCGTGACTGACATAATAGACAGGTTTTTGATCGGTTCCTTCCTCTTTTATCAGAATTGAGCTGACAGCATATTCTGTAGTAGACAGGTAGACATATAATTTTTCTCCGGGTTCCGGTTTCACCAACACAGAGAGCCCTGCAAGATGAATTTTCAAGTCCTGGAAAGCCTGTTCACATTTCTCATCCCATCCGAATTGCTGGGCTTTCCTTAAGatttgaaagaaaggataactcCGGTGTGCTGATTGGGAAATAAATCTAGAAAGGGAAGCAATTCTCCCAGTTAGCTTTTGTACCTCTTTGACAGATCGGGGAGATGGCATGCTCAGCACAGATTTGACTTTCTCTTGATTCACCTCGATCCCCCGGTCTGTCACAATGAACCCCAATAATTTGCCACTCTTCACGCCAAAAATACACTTGGCAGGATTAATCTTGATTCCATAATGCATGAGAGTGGCAAAAGTTTTTTCTAGATCATTAATAAAGCTTGCATCCTCTCGGGATTTAGAcagaatatcatccacatagactTCCACGTTCCGCCCCAATTGCTTCTCAAAGACTTTGTTCATTAGACACTGGTAAGTTGCCCCTGCATTCTTCAACCCGAAAGGTATTACAacataacaaaatgtacctcccgagGTGATGAAGCTGGCTTTATCTTGATCACACTTGGCCAGGGGGATTTGATGATGCCCCTGGTACGCGTCCATGAAGCTTAACAACTCGAAGCCTGATGTGGAATCCACCAATTGATCAATGCGGGGCAGATGATAATGATCCTCGGGACAGGCCTTGTTGAGATCGCGGAAGTCTACACTCATGCGCCACTTCCCGGTAGATTTCGGCACCAAAACTACATTCGAAAGCCATGTAGGGAATTTAATTTCCCGAATGTGGCCAGCTTTCAGAAGCTCCTTAATTTGCGCATCAATCACTTTTTCCTTTTCAGGGCCAAAGTGCCTCTTTTTTTCCTTTACCAGGCGGGATCCCGGGAGGATGTTCAATTGGTGCTCCGCTATCAAGGGAGAAATCCCTGTCAACTCTGTTGAGACCAAGCAAACACACGAATGTTAGTTTTCAAACAGTTAATCAGACTAACCCGGGTGGATATACTGAGATCTCGGGCCACCCAAATTTGCTGGCCTGGTCCGACTTCTATTACTTCTTGCTATTCTTCTGCCACAAAATGCACCTCTCCTCTCCCCCCATCATTCTTTCTTCTTCCCCGTCCACCCTTGCCTTCTTCTCCTCCCTCCTGGTTTTGCTATGATCTGCCCTGACCGCCTCCACATAGCACTTCCGAGAAGATGACTGATCTCCCCGGACTTCTCCTACCCGGGCTCCATGGGAAACTTTATTTTCTGATGGTAGGTGGACGCCACGGCTCTTAATTCATTCATAGCCGGCCTCTCTAGAATGATATTGTATGATGATGGGGAGTCTAGCACAGTGAATGAGGTCATCACCATCTTTTTAAGACCCTGGGAGCCCAGAGTTAATGGCAAAACGATCTCTCCTTCTGGGTACACCATATGACCAGCAAAACCAAAGAGGGCCGTTTCCACAGCCTCCAAATGATAGCCCTGCAAATACATCTGCAAAAAGGCatccttaaaaattacatttacgGAACTACCCGAGTCCACGAAGACTCGgagaatatcataattttccaCTCGGGCTTGGATCACCAGGGCATCGTTGTGGGACAGATTCACCCCTTTTAAATCTTCGGGGCCAAAACTGATGACCGCCTCACTCCTTCTTGCTCCCTCCACCTCCAAACACTCTCTCCTACTTCTCGACTTCCTTGCCCGGTTGGAGTCTCCATCAGTGGAGCCTCCTGATATCATTTTGATTAACCCCGTAGCAGGGGGCGAGTTCTTCTTTCTCTCGGGCTCAGGCTCCCTTCTTCTATCGGGTTCAATCCTCGGGAAATTCCTCACACTTCCTCCTCGGGCGCCGGATCCTGGTGGCCGAGATGTCCAAGGTGGCATTCTCGGCCTCTGGCTATTGTTACTGGGTCCCGGGACGGAAGGTGAGACATAATTCCCCTTCAGTGCCTTGCAGTTTTCAGTGTTATGGTGGCACACTTTGTGAAAGAGCAAAATCCACTCTTTTCTGGCCGGGATAACTGATGATCCAGGGCCAAATCTCTGCTGCACTCCTGCACTTCCCTTTCCCGAGCAATTTTCAGAGGCACGTGGTGAGAAAAGTGCCCTGTATTGCCTCTCTTCTGTCCCCTCTCCTCGGGCTTAGAAACCTGGTCTCCTTTTTCCTTTCTCACAGCCTCCCTCTTCTGTTTCTAGGCCTCCTCcatattgatatatttttttgctCGAGACAATAGATCCTCGAAATCTCCCGGCACCTTCTTAGTCAGTGACTTGAAGAATTCGCCCTCTATCAAACCCTGGGTGAATGCAGTTGTCTTTAGTTCAGTGGCACAAGTAGGGACGTCTAGGACCACTCAGTTGAAT includes the following:
- the LOC140819173 gene encoding uncharacterized protein, whose translation is MASSLSEVNTREVLHITRLVLSTEEETSPVPEDSWMTPLIAYITNYELPEDKARAQKIKRQAPRRLISDNGRQFQGKGITSWCQEMKITQSFTSVAYPQANGQTEVVNRIIVQALKARLQGKGKDWVEELPSVLWAYRTTPRAPTQETPFSLVYGSEAVLPVEIGKVSSRVESYPNQNDQSWAMELDLVEEKRDRATIRMEAYQNRVMKSYNQRVRIRDF